The Daphnia magna isolate NIES linkage group LG6, ASM2063170v1.1, whole genome shotgun sequence genome segment taaaatattttctaaacCTCAAATACTGGTTGaccattcatttttttcagcCAAAAGGATAATTTCTTTGCAGATTTTGGGTAGTGAAAGAACCCATTGGCATCCTCAAGCATGTAATCAAAATAAAGTTCAACAGGTTGATTGAGAAAATTGCCAGTAATAGAAAAATGGAATGATGACAGGTTCTGCATTGACATGCATGCCACTGCATTGGATCTATTTAAAAAGATTTggaattaaattattttgtaCAACCAACAAGGGTTAAGTAATTCAACCTTAGGTTTGCTCCTTCTGACTGAAGGAAATATTTGGTTATTGAACCAGTGTCCGGTACTTGATTCACTTCTAATTTGAATTTGTCCCATGTTACCTTTAGTACAGGAATCAGGTCATCTTTGTAGCATTTAATTCTAACCAAAAAGCAaacatttcaataaaaaaaaaacaaggaaataCATTAAAATCAAACAACTATTACGGGGACCGCATACTGAAAATATCAACATCAATGGATGGCGACACCCCGCATCTTACTGCAGAAATAACTGTCAACAAATACCAAAGACACCAAATATGCCTTGAAGTAGAAGATGCAGGATGGCGGCTACACATTTTTCattacaaaaagaaacaacacgGCCATTTCCAACACCGCGTGCAACTGAGGGATTCGGATTTGTACATAAACAGACGATTCTTGCTGTTGCCaattctaaaaaataaaaatagccgCGTGTGACGTCACGCTTGTCTTTTGAAGTATAAACAATCATGGCCTCCGATCCATTCTTGTGTTGAATGGACCCCGATGTGCCTTCGTGGAATTGTAGTGCGCGCCTTACCCTTcttgaaaagtaaaattttgagGAAAAAGAGTCAAGTTTGGGGGCTATTTTAGAATCTTTAATCTTTATAATGTTGCCATCTGGACTGCCATCGTTTTCCAACCAGAAAGTCGGGAGACGTTATAACCATTGAGTAGTGATCAGGAAATATTTTCTTTGAAGCTATTCTCCAAACAAGCATCAGGGTTTTTCATGAATTTAATAGACAAGGGTATCACTTATTATCTCCTATCAAAATTAGTTAGTCAAAATGCGAGTTGTACTACTTCGAAGAAGTAAGCAACTTGTGTTGGTGCTCTTGTCAGTGTTTGGTTTGTGGCTTGGTGTAATTGTTATGAATGGTAAACTTCCCAGCCATCATGTTAGCCTTGTATTTAATCAAAAAACTgatggtaattttttttttagagttttGTAACATCTAGTATTTTGGAAATTATGACTACACAcattttttctgattttttagCTACAGATTCCTTTCCAGCAAATGCTGGTACTGAAAAGTATTTGCCTGAGAAGTCTATCACTACCTTAGAAACAGAGCaaacccaaagaaaaaaattagcAAAAGAAGTGTGCACACTTTCtcaaaaaaaaccaaatctTGACTCAGTTATAAAGGACCGTGTGCTACTGGATCATATTATTGTTGATGAGGAACATAGACTTCTGTATTGCTATGTGCCAAAAGTTGCATGCACAAATTGGAAAAGACTGCTGGTaagtcaaatttttgaaaagtagATCTCCAATTTTTAGATGATATTGAATGTTTTTTGGTCAGATGGTGTTGATGGGCAAAGCAAACACGACCAATCCTCTAGCCATCGTAGCAGATGACTCCCATCGTTTGAATGTCTTCCGCCGCCTAGACAATTATACTGGTGAAGAAATACGCTATCGCTTAGATCACTTTATGAAATTCATGTTTATCCGGCATCCATTTGAGAGGCTCGTTTCCGCCTTTCGAAACAAGTTTGGACAAAATAGTTCTAGTGCTGACTACTTTCGGTCGCGATATGGACGTCAAATCATCAAACAATATCGCACCAATGCTTCGGAAGAATCTCTTTCACGAGGCCATGACGTTACTTTTCGTGAGTTCGTCCAATACATAATCGATCCTCGCACAGTGGCGCGTGCTAATTTCAACGAACATTGGCGACCAATGGTAGACCTTTGTTTACCGTGCACAATTCAGTACAATGTGATTGGCAAATATGAATCTCTCATGGACGATGCATGGCTGGTGTTGGAAAAAGCAAATCTCAATCAAAAAGTTAGCTTTCCCCGATCCGATCGACCGTCAAGCACAAACTCTCTGGTCGAAGAGTATACCAAACATCTTACGCGGGAAGAACTGCTGCATCTCTATCACATTTACGAGATGGATTTCAGGCTATTCGACTATCATTCTCCAGGGTTTGATTAATGCTCATGGCATTTAATCAGTTACTAAAACGCATTACTTGCATTTAAGTGGACTTACATTTTTGTGTGATATGTTATAGTGCTTACATTGTCTTTAAGGGGCTTTGCAACCGGTGTTGAACGTTAGGTTATAATGAACCGATGTTAATGGAAAATGGTCTCAATTACTTACCTGCGTACTATCGGATTTTGTACTCAAACTTTACTGAAATTCTGGACCTTACCAAAAAAATTGCCCATTTCATGTGCTCCTAAGAGTTATgctttttgcattttttcctATTAGTTTAGCCAGTTAAATACATCATTGAATCTTTAATAAGTTGTAGACATTACTCAAAACAAGAAATCTCACGTAAAAATCAATGAATAACCACTTTGCTTTGACAACATATTCCACTATAAATCTATATTTCTTTCCACAGAAATATAAAGATAAACAAAGATATTCAGTCTCGTTTCATTGTTCTCAATGCACGGGAATCTGAAAAGTGGTCAACAGGACATGCTGAGAAACTAACACAGTTATACACTTCTGATAGAACGACCAAATTTGAAACTTctcatttcaaaaaataaccaTTTAGAATTAATTAAGGAAAAGGGTTGATTTTCTAGAGGAAAACCAAAATTATGTTTGTCACAGTGTTAGGGAATGTGCCGATAACAAGTCGGACAAGAGGTGAACAGGTGTACCTACACAAGTGCACCGAAATGGTCAGTCGAAAGAGCTATGGGTCAAATTTGAATTGGATTTTCGTTAATTGAGATTGGAAGTGAAACCCATGGCTTTGGAATAGAATATTTCCCATCTTCAATTTGGCCGAGCTCCAATTCAAGTTTAAATTGTGGCTCCAGAATTAGTTAATATCAGCTGAGCATTGTGGATTAAAGCTGTTGACTGGATTCCGTATCTTCTTGTTTAAAATAGGCGTTTCTCGTACGAATAGAGGCCGTGAACACCTCCTTCCATTTGAGCCGAAGGAGTACGGCGTTCGAACTTCAGTTCTCCTGAGTACATCATGGCCCTGTAACAAAACGCTCAAAATTTAAGAAACCGACTAACAGTAAGACAATGAAATTTAAGCGCAGAAAAAAATGATCAATGCATCATGTTTTGTACCTTAAATGAGATAGAGATCGAGCACCAATATCCTGACAACCATGACGAATGCCTGTCTGAAGATAAGGTAGAAATCGCAAAGC includes the following:
- the LOC116925443 gene encoding carbohydrate sulfotransferase 11 isoform X1 → MRVVLLRRSKQLVLVLLSVFGLWLGVIVMNGKLPSHHVSLVFNQKTDATDSFPANAGTEKYLPEKSITTLETEQTQRKKLAKEVCTLSQKKPNLDSVIKDRVLLDHIIVDEEHRLLYCYVPKVACTNWKRLLMVLMGKANTTNPLAIVADDSHRLNVFRRLDNYTGEEIRYRLDHFMKFMFIRHPFERLVSAFRNKFGQNSSSADYFRSRYGRQIIKQYRTNASEESLSRGHDVTFREFVQYIIDPRTVARANFNEHWRPMVDLCLPCTIQYNVIGKYESLMDDAWLVLEKANLNQKVSFPRSDRPSSTNSLVEEYTKHLTREELLHLYHIYEMDFRLFDYHSPGFD
- the LOC116925443 gene encoding carbohydrate sulfotransferase 11 isoform X2, with product MRVVLLRRSKQLVLVLLSVFGLWLGVIVMNGKLPSHHVSLVFNQKTDDSFPANAGTEKYLPEKSITTLETEQTQRKKLAKEVCTLSQKKPNLDSVIKDRVLLDHIIVDEEHRLLYCYVPKVACTNWKRLLMVLMGKANTTNPLAIVADDSHRLNVFRRLDNYTGEEIRYRLDHFMKFMFIRHPFERLVSAFRNKFGQNSSSADYFRSRYGRQIIKQYRTNASEESLSRGHDVTFREFVQYIIDPRTVARANFNEHWRPMVDLCLPCTIQYNVIGKYESLMDDAWLVLEKANLNQKVSFPRSDRPSSTNSLVEEYTKHLTREELLHLYHIYEMDFRLFDYHSPGFD
- the LOC116925443 gene encoding carbohydrate sulfotransferase 11 isoform X3 — protein: MRVVLLRRNSFPANAGTEKYLPEKSITTLETEQTQRKKLAKEVCTLSQKKPNLDSVIKDRVLLDHIIVDEEHRLLYCYVPKVACTNWKRLLMVLMGKANTTNPLAIVADDSHRLNVFRRLDNYTGEEIRYRLDHFMKFMFIRHPFERLVSAFRNKFGQNSSSADYFRSRYGRQIIKQYRTNASEESLSRGHDVTFREFVQYIIDPRTVARANFNEHWRPMVDLCLPCTIQYNVIGKYESLMDDAWLVLEKANLNQKVSFPRSDRPSSTNSLVEEYTKHLTREELLHLYHIYEMDFRLFDYHSPGFD